One window from the genome of Pantoea cypripedii encodes:
- the tsaC gene encoding L-threonylcarbamoyladenylate synthase type 1 TsaC has product MQNHSSAESLDFCIQQLQQHAVIAYPTEAVFGLGCDPDSESAVMSLLALKQRPVEKGLILIAADYTQLEPYVADQELSVVQRERMFACWPGPVTFVVPASPHTPRWLTGRFDSLAIRVSDHPDVQALCRRFGKPLVSTSANLSGEPPCRTVAEVAQQFGAEFPVLAGDTGGRLNPSEIRDVISGELIRQG; this is encoded by the coding sequence ATGCAAAATCACTCTTCAGCGGAAAGTCTGGATTTCTGTATTCAACAGTTACAGCAACATGCGGTGATCGCCTATCCCACAGAGGCGGTCTTTGGTCTGGGATGCGACCCGGACAGCGAAAGTGCTGTGATGTCATTGCTGGCGCTGAAACAGCGGCCAGTCGAAAAAGGATTGATCCTGATTGCCGCCGACTATACTCAGCTGGAACCCTACGTCGCTGATCAGGAACTTTCCGTGGTGCAGCGTGAACGTATGTTTGCCTGCTGGCCAGGACCGGTCACGTTTGTTGTACCAGCATCGCCACACACGCCGCGTTGGTTAACCGGACGTTTTGACTCGCTGGCGATTCGCGTTAGCGATCATCCTGATGTGCAGGCGTTATGCCGACGTTTTGGCAAACCGCTGGTTTCAACCAGTGCCAATCTTTCAGGTGAACCGCCGTGCCGTACTGTTGCGGAAGTCGCTCAGCAATTTGGTGCTGAGTTTCCGGTCTTAGCCGGTGATACTGGCGGGCGTCTTAATCCTTCTGAAATTCGCGACGTTATCAGCGGCGAACTTATCCGTCAGGGCTAA
- a CDS encoding DUF1488 domain-containing protein — MNQAIQFPDREEWDQHQQAVCFPAMVNGMGLMCAISVTSLHDRFGEGEAMALFSAHRWDLEDEAEQLIRNDEVDNQGWVWLS; from the coding sequence GTGAATCAGGCTATTCAGTTCCCTGATCGGGAAGAGTGGGATCAACACCAGCAGGCGGTGTGTTTTCCGGCGATGGTTAATGGTATGGGGCTGATGTGCGCGATCTCAGTTACGTCTTTACATGACCGATTCGGTGAGGGAGAAGCGATGGCGCTGTTTAGCGCCCATCGCTGGGATCTGGAAGACGAAGCTGAACAACTTATTCGCAATGATGAGGTAGATAATCAGGGCTGGGTCTGGCTTTCCTGA
- the def gene encoding peptide deformylase, translated as MSVLQVLHYPDDRLRKIAAPVKTVDAGVQRIVDDMFETMYAEEGIGLAATQVDIHQRIIVIDVSESREERLVLINPELLEKGGETGIEEGCLSIPEQRAFVPRAEWVKVRAQDRDGNTFELETDGLLAICIQHEIDHLDGKLFIDYLSPLKRQRIKQKLEKLARQNARAS; from the coding sequence ATGTCAGTTTTGCAGGTATTACATTACCCTGATGACCGTCTTCGCAAAATCGCGGCACCGGTGAAAACCGTCGATGCTGGGGTGCAACGCATCGTCGATGACATGTTTGAAACGATGTACGCCGAAGAAGGCATTGGCCTTGCGGCGACTCAGGTTGATATTCATCAGCGCATTATCGTGATTGATGTGTCGGAAAGCCGTGAAGAGCGTCTGGTGTTGATCAACCCGGAGTTGCTGGAAAAAGGCGGCGAAACCGGCATCGAAGAAGGTTGTCTCTCCATCCCGGAACAACGCGCTTTTGTACCGCGCGCCGAGTGGGTGAAAGTGCGCGCGCAGGATCGTGATGGCAACACTTTCGAGCTTGAAACCGATGGCTTGCTGGCGATCTGCATTCAGCATGAAATCGACCATCTTGATGGCAAACTTTTTATTGATTATCTGTCCCCGCTGAAACGTCAGCGCATTAAACAGAAACTGGAAAAACTGGCACGCCAGAATGCACGCGCATCCTGA
- a CDS encoding gamma carbonic anhydrase family protein translates to MSTALRPYKSSYPQTGDRVMIDKSSVVVGDVVLGDDVSIWPLVAIRGDVNQVIIGARTNIQDGSVLHVTHKSASNPTGYPLVIGADVTVGHKAMLHGCTIGDRVLVGMGSILLDGVIVEEDVMIGAGSLVPPGKRLESGYLYLGSPVKQIRPLNEAEIEGLRYSANNYVGWKNDYLAQESQTQP, encoded by the coding sequence ATGTCCACAGCCCTACGTCCCTATAAAAGCAGCTACCCGCAAACTGGCGATCGCGTCATGATCGACAAAAGCAGTGTTGTCGTCGGCGATGTTGTATTAGGAGACGATGTCAGCATCTGGCCGCTGGTCGCCATTCGTGGTGACGTAAATCAGGTGATCATTGGCGCACGAACCAATATTCAGGATGGCAGCGTACTTCATGTGACGCATAAGTCAGCCAGCAATCCGACGGGTTATCCCCTGGTGATTGGCGCAGATGTCACGGTAGGTCATAAAGCTATGCTGCATGGCTGCACCATCGGCGATCGCGTTCTGGTTGGCATGGGATCGATTCTGCTGGATGGTGTAATAGTAGAAGAGGATGTGATGATTGGCGCAGGTAGCCTGGTTCCACCCGGAAAGCGTCTGGAAAGTGGCTACCTGTATTTAGGCAGCCCGGTGAAACAAATTCGCCCACTAAATGAAGCCGAAATCGAAGGGCTTCGTTACTCTGCCAACAACTATGTTGGCTGGAAAAACGATTATCTCGCTCAGGAAAGCCAGACCCAGCCCTGA
- a CDS encoding DNA topoisomerase family protein, which produces MSKSALFTVRKHDPCPACGADLVIRAGKHGPFLGCANFPVCEYIRPLKNQGDGHIVKVLEGHACPQCGADKVLRQGRFGMFVGCSHYPECDYTETIDKPDETAIACPQCQSGKLVQRRSRYGKTFHSCDRYPDCQFALNATPVEGVCPHCQFPLLIEKKTAQGKKRFCASKRCGKPVVQDNELP; this is translated from the coding sequence ATGAGTAAATCAGCACTATTTACCGTGCGTAAACATGATCCCTGCCCCGCTTGCGGGGCAGATCTGGTGATACGTGCCGGCAAACATGGTCCATTTCTTGGCTGTGCCAACTTTCCTGTCTGCGAGTATATCCGCCCGCTGAAAAACCAGGGCGATGGTCATATCGTTAAAGTCCTGGAAGGCCATGCTTGCCCGCAGTGCGGCGCTGATAAAGTGCTGCGTCAGGGACGCTTTGGCATGTTTGTCGGATGTAGCCACTATCCTGAATGTGATTATACGGAAACGATTGATAAGCCTGACGAGACGGCTATTGCTTGTCCACAGTGTCAAAGCGGGAAGCTGGTTCAGCGTCGTTCGCGCTATGGTAAGACGTTCCACTCCTGCGATCGTTATCCAGACTGCCAGTTTGCGCTGAATGCGACCCCTGTGGAGGGCGTCTGCCCGCACTGCCAATTCCCTCTATTAATTGAAAAGAAAACCGCGCAGGGCAAGAAACGTTTCTGCGCCAGTAAGCGCTGCGGTAAACCCGTTGTGCAGGACAATGAATTACCATGA
- the fmt gene encoding methionyl-tRNA formyltransferase — MSAPLKIIFAGTPDFAARHLDALLASEHQVVGVFTQPDRPAGRGNKLTPSPVKVLAQAHDVPVFQPKSLKPAENQHLVADLQADVMVVVAYGLILPKAVLDMPRLGCINVHGSLLPRWRGAAPIQRSLWAGDAETGVTIMQMDVGLDTGDMLYKLACPITEHDTSATLYDKLAQLGPEGMLKTLAQLANDSIQPEKQDEALVSYAEKLSKEEARLDWTLSAAQLERCIRAFNPWPMSYFMVDDQPVKVWQASVLPHQAKQPGEILHADKQGIQIATADGVLNLLSLQPAGKKAMSAQDLLNSRREWFTPGSILA, encoded by the coding sequence GTGTCCGCACCGCTAAAAATCATCTTTGCCGGTACACCTGACTTTGCAGCGCGTCATCTTGACGCGTTGCTTGCTTCTGAGCATCAGGTGGTTGGCGTCTTCACGCAGCCCGATCGCCCTGCCGGGCGTGGCAACAAACTCACGCCCAGCCCGGTAAAAGTACTGGCACAGGCTCATGACGTTCCGGTTTTTCAGCCGAAATCATTAAAACCTGCAGAGAACCAGCATCTGGTCGCCGACTTGCAAGCTGATGTCATGGTGGTGGTGGCTTATGGCCTGATTCTGCCAAAAGCAGTGCTGGATATGCCGCGTCTGGGTTGTATCAATGTTCACGGTTCACTGCTGCCGCGCTGGCGTGGTGCCGCGCCGATTCAACGTTCACTCTGGGCTGGCGATGCCGAAACCGGCGTGACCATTATGCAGATGGATGTAGGCCTGGATACCGGCGACATGCTGTATAAACTCGCCTGTCCGATTACCGAACATGACACCAGTGCCACGCTGTATGACAAGTTAGCGCAACTCGGCCCTGAAGGAATGCTGAAGACACTGGCGCAGCTGGCTAACGACAGTATCCAGCCGGAAAAACAGGACGAAGCGCTGGTCAGCTACGCTGAGAAGTTGAGCAAAGAAGAGGCCCGTCTCGACTGGACGCTGTCTGCCGCACAACTCGAACGTTGTATTCGCGCATTCAATCCCTGGCCGATGAGCTATTTCATGGTTGATGATCAACCGGTGAAAGTCTGGCAAGCCAGCGTGTTACCTCATCAGGCCAAACAGCCTGGTGAAATACTTCATGCCGATAAGCAAGGTATTCAGATTGCGACGGCTGATGGTGTTCTGAATTTGCTCTCGCTACAGCCTGCCGGTAAAAAAGCCATGTCCGCACAGGATCTGCTTAACTCGCGCCGCGAATGGTTCACTCCTGGCAGCATTCTGGCCTGA
- the dprA gene encoding DNA-protecting protein DprA has translation MDKIEWMLRLANVKGLSGQQVRHLAERLQTTGHMDDDLMASQRLSEAQRKQFHTLCPRQLLRTHQWLENPQHQLLSVLDSDFPPALAEISRFPSLLYVVGNVAALHTPQLAVVGSRRCSHYGREWGGYFTQQLAVNGLTITSGLALGVDGIAHRAALNASGKTIAVLGSGLKHIYPKSHRQLAQDIVNNGGALVSEFPLDMAPYAVNFPRRNRIISGLSLGVLVVEASFKSGSLVTARYALEQNRNVYALPGALGNPGSEGTHWLIQQGALLVVHPDNILEDLHSTLRWLPATTSETIYSQDSDDVPLPFADVLANVGDEVTPVDVVAERAGQPVPVISAQLLELELAGWIAAVPGGYVRLRRACHVRRTYVLV, from the coding sequence GTGGATAAAATTGAGTGGATGCTCAGGCTGGCAAATGTGAAAGGACTCAGCGGGCAGCAGGTCCGTCATCTGGCGGAAAGGCTGCAAACTACCGGGCATATGGATGATGATTTAATGGCGTCGCAGCGACTGAGCGAAGCGCAGCGAAAACAATTTCATACGCTATGTCCACGGCAGCTTTTACGCACCCACCAGTGGCTGGAGAATCCACAACATCAGCTGCTTTCGGTGCTGGATAGCGATTTTCCCCCTGCGCTGGCTGAAATCAGTCGTTTTCCTTCATTATTGTATGTGGTGGGTAATGTCGCAGCATTACATACCCCGCAACTTGCTGTCGTCGGGAGCCGCCGCTGTTCGCATTATGGAAGAGAGTGGGGAGGCTATTTTACACAACAACTGGCGGTGAATGGATTGACCATCACCAGCGGTCTGGCGCTGGGTGTCGATGGCATAGCCCATCGGGCTGCACTCAATGCGTCTGGTAAAACCATCGCGGTATTGGGAAGTGGGCTGAAACATATCTATCCGAAAAGTCATCGTCAGCTGGCACAGGATATCGTTAACAACGGCGGCGCACTGGTTTCGGAGTTTCCTCTGGATATGGCCCCGTATGCGGTCAATTTTCCACGGCGTAATCGTATTATCAGCGGGCTGAGTCTCGGCGTGCTGGTGGTAGAAGCCTCTTTTAAAAGCGGTTCACTGGTGACGGCGCGTTATGCACTGGAACAAAACCGCAATGTTTATGCCTTGCCTGGTGCATTGGGTAACCCAGGCAGTGAAGGGACGCACTGGTTAATACAGCAGGGTGCGTTGCTGGTTGTGCATCCTGATAATATTCTCGAAGATCTGCATTCCACGCTTCGCTGGTTGCCTGCAACAACCTCAGAAACAATATATTCACAAGACAGTGACGATGTTCCATTGCCATTTGCAGACGTGTTGGCTAACGTAGGTGATGAGGTTACACCTGTTGACGTCGTCGCTGAACGTGCCGGCCAACCTGTGCCAGTTATCTCAGCCCAGTTGCTGGAGCTGGAGTTAGCAGGATGGATCGCAGCTGTACCCGGCGGCTATGTCCGATTGAGGAGGGCATGCCATGTTCGACGTACTTATGTACTTGTTTGA
- a CDS encoding amino acid ABC transporter ATP-binding protein yields the protein MTQSMTNSADQMMITLENVNKWYGQFHVLKDINLQVKPRERIVLCGPSGSGKSTTIRCINHLEEHQQGRIVVDGIHLNDDVRNIERVRTEVGMVFQHFNLFPHLTVLQNCTLAPIWVRKMPKKEAEELAMHYLQRVRIAEHAHKFPGQLSGGQQQRVAIARSLCMKPKIMLFDEPTSALDPEMVKEVLDTMIGLAEDGMTMLCVTHEMGFARTVADRVIFMDRGEIVEQAPPQEFFANPKSERTRAFLSQVIH from the coding sequence ATGACACAATCTATGACTAATTCTGCTGACCAAATGATGATTACGCTCGAAAATGTGAATAAATGGTATGGTCAGTTCCATGTATTAAAGGACATTAACCTGCAGGTGAAACCGCGTGAACGTATCGTACTTTGCGGGCCATCCGGATCGGGCAAATCCACCACAATTCGTTGCATCAACCACCTGGAAGAACATCAGCAAGGCCGTATCGTCGTTGATGGCATTCATTTGAATGATGATGTACGCAATATTGAACGTGTGCGAACTGAAGTCGGCATGGTGTTCCAGCACTTCAACCTTTTCCCGCATTTAACTGTATTGCAAAACTGCACACTGGCACCTATCTGGGTGCGTAAGATGCCAAAGAAAGAAGCGGAAGAGCTGGCAATGCATTATCTGCAACGCGTACGTATTGCCGAGCATGCACATAAATTTCCTGGACAGCTGTCCGGTGGTCAGCAACAGCGCGTGGCCATTGCACGCTCGCTGTGTATGAAACCCAAAATTATGTTATTTGATGAACCCACTTCCGCCCTTGACCCGGAAATGGTAAAAGAAGTGCTCGATACCATGATTGGCCTGGCGGAAGATGGCATGACGATGCTGTGTGTAACCCATGAGATGGGCTTTGCGCGCACCGTCGCAGACCGGGTTATCTTTATGGACCGTGGTGAGATCGTGGAACAGGCACCGCCGCAGGAATTCTTTGCCAATCCGAAATCTGAACGTACCCGTGCCTTCCTGTCGCAGGTTATCCACTGA
- the aroE gene encoding shikimate dehydrogenase — translation MENFAVFGNPIEHSKSPFIHRLFAEQTGIEHHYGRVCAPVDGFPQAISEFFSSGGKGANVTLPFKQQAWEFADELSERAALSGAVNTLKKDAQGQILGDNTDGIGLLSDLERLDMIRPGDRVLLVGAGGAARGVILPLLSLGCSLTVANRTVEKAELLADIFKHSGAIHGCGFTSLAGQSFDLIINATSSGVKGDVPPLPASLISHHTRCYDMFYQPGLTPFLLWCQQQGAQQLADGLGMLVGQAAHAFQLWHGVMPEITPVIAQLKQAMQP, via the coding sequence ATGGAAAACTTTGCCGTTTTTGGTAACCCGATCGAGCACAGTAAATCACCTTTTATCCATCGCTTGTTCGCAGAGCAAACGGGAATTGAACATCACTATGGTCGCGTATGTGCACCTGTGGATGGTTTCCCGCAGGCAATCAGCGAGTTTTTTTCGTCGGGTGGGAAAGGGGCGAACGTTACGCTGCCATTCAAACAACAGGCGTGGGAGTTTGCCGATGAGCTCAGCGAGCGAGCGGCATTGTCAGGTGCGGTCAATACGTTGAAGAAGGATGCGCAAGGTCAGATTCTGGGTGATAACACGGATGGTATCGGCTTACTGAGTGATCTTGAGCGGCTTGATATGATCCGTCCCGGAGACCGGGTGTTGCTGGTGGGAGCGGGAGGAGCGGCACGCGGCGTGATTTTGCCTCTGCTTTCATTAGGATGTTCCCTCACAGTGGCGAATCGTACAGTTGAAAAGGCGGAGCTGCTTGCGGATATTTTTAAGCATAGCGGAGCTATTCATGGCTGCGGTTTTACCTCTCTGGCCGGTCAGTCATTTGATCTGATTATCAATGCCACTTCCAGCGGTGTGAAAGGCGATGTGCCGCCACTACCTGCTTCATTGATTTCTCACCATACGCGCTGTTATGACATGTTTTACCAGCCAGGTCTGACGCCGTTTTTGCTTTGGTGCCAGCAGCAAGGGGCACAGCAACTCGCCGATGGGCTGGGCATGCTGGTGGGGCAGGCAGCGCATGCTTTTCAGTTATGGCATGGTGTGATGCCTGAGATCACCCCCGTGATTGCGCAATTAAAGCAGGCGATGCAGCCGTGA
- the smg gene encoding DUF494 family protein Smg, whose amino-acid sequence MFDVLMYLFETYIHNEAEMRVDQDKLTDDLTDAGFHREDIYNALNWLERLADYQEGLVAPVLLANDPLSMRIYTEEESLRLDAECRGFILFLEQIQVLNMETREMVIERVMALDTLEFDLEDLKWVVLMVLFNIPGCENAYQQMEELLFDVNEGMLH is encoded by the coding sequence ATGTTCGACGTACTTATGTACTTGTTTGAGACCTATATCCACAACGAAGCCGAAATGCGCGTTGATCAGGATAAATTGACCGATGATTTAACTGATGCCGGTTTTCATCGTGAAGATATCTACAATGCGTTGAATTGGCTTGAGAGACTGGCGGATTACCAGGAAGGTTTGGTTGCGCCAGTGTTGCTGGCGAACGATCCGCTCTCAATGCGAATCTACACGGAGGAAGAGAGCCTGCGTCTGGATGCCGAATGTCGTGGTTTTATTCTGTTCCTGGAACAAATTCAGGTGCTGAATATGGAAACTCGCGAAATGGTTATCGAACGTGTGATGGCCCTCGATACCCTCGAATTCGATCTGGAAGATCTCAAATGGGTGGTGCTGATGGTGTTGTTTAACATCCCAGGATGCGAAAATGCCTATCAGCAAATGGAAGAACTGTTATTCGACGTCAATGAAGGTATGCTGCATTAA